One genomic region from Rosa rugosa chromosome 1, drRosRugo1.1, whole genome shotgun sequence encodes:
- the LOC133725101 gene encoding protein POST-ILLUMINATION CHLOROPHYLL FLUORESCENCE INCREASE, chloroplastic, which yields MAATNGSIFASSTKPFQTTPSILSSKASPASNTLGSSFKGSSLPKCPLKWKKVVKSSGKVCAAATAVATTPVEEAKEFTLPSWAMFELGRAPVYWKTMNGLPPTAGEKLRIFYNPAAKNLVPNEEYGVAFNGGFNQPIMCGGEPRAMLRKNRGKADSPIYSIQICIPKHALNLIFSFTNGDEWDGPYRLQFQVPKGFKNKPIEFFNEGLAEELSKDGACERAIFPDSSIVVNRCTIMGNLTVEGGDRCNLDLRLGCTDPSSPLYDPNANVDDGTCPMDLDS from the exons ATGGCAGCAACAAATGGGTCAATCTTTGCTTCTTCCACTAAACCATTTCAGACCACACCGTCCATTCTCAGCAGCAAAGCAAGTCCAGCTTCAAACACACTTG GTAGCAGTTTTAAGGGTTCTTCATTGCCCAAATGCCCTTTAAAATGGAAGAAAGTTGTCAAAAGCAGTGGAAAAGTTTGTGCCGCTGCAACAGCTGTTGCAACAACTCCAGTAGAGGAAGCCAAAGA GTTCACACTTCCCTCATGGGCCATGTTTGAACTTGGAAGGGCCCCTGTATATTGGAAAACCATGAACGGTCTTCCTCCTACGGCT GGAGAAAAGCTAAGGATTTTCTACAATCCAGCTGCAAAGAATCTTGTTCCAAATGAAGAATACGGGGTTGCCTTCAATG GAGGTTTTAATCAACCTATAATGTGTGGTGGTGAGCCAAGGGCAATGCTTAGAAAAAATCGAGGCAAAGCGGATTCCCCAATATATTCCATCCAAATTTGCATTCCGAAGCATG CTCTGAACTTAATTTTTTCATTTACGAATGGAGATGAATGGGATGGTCCTTACAGATTACAATTTCAAGTTCCCAAGGGTTTCAAAAACAAACCAATTGAATTCTTCAACGAG GGACTTGCCGAAGAGCTGAGTAAAGATGGTGCTTGCGAAAGAGCAATCTTTCCTGATTCGAGCATTGTTGTGAATAGATGTACCATCATGGGAAATTTGACCGTTGAAGGA GGTGATCGTTGCAACCTTGATCTCAGACTGGGATGCACAGATCCCAGCTCACCTCTTTATGACCCGAATGCCAATGTAGACGACGGAACATGCCCAATGGATCTGGATTCTTAG
- the LOC133725100 gene encoding palmitoyl-monogalactosyldiacylglycerol delta-7 desaturase, chloroplastic, whose product MGLITSPPSNPKTHHYFNLHRSFRRPGSPIFGLRPLPQSSKVLNFVHCSSKQSEPNKCLSSTKLFTHFLTNSNRTVPSITTNAAVAESTEPEPETEPEKYKRIILSDVIVKRPRYLFKGRKWSSKDLATAGVVVGMHVLSLFAPFQFNWGAFWVAVSLYVVTGLFGITLSFHRNLSHRSFKLPKWLEYLFAYFGAQALQGSPIDWVCTHRYHHQFCDSEKDPHSPVEGFWYSHMSWLFDTDSVAERCGGLDNVGDLQKQPFYQVLKATYIAHPIALGVLLYAMGGFPFIVWGMGVRIIWVYHITWLVNSACHVWGEKAWKTGDLSRNNWWVALLAFGEGWHNNHHAFEYSARHGLDWWQLDMTWYVVRLLQAIGLATDVKVPTEVQKQRMAL is encoded by the exons ATGGGGTTGATCACATCACCACCATCCAATCCCAAAACCCACCATTATTTCAATCTCCACCGCTCATTTCGCCGGCCAGGGAGCCCAATATTTGGTCTCCGGCCACTTCCTCAGAGCTCCAAGGTCCTCAACTTTGTTCATTGCAGTTCAAAACAATCAGAACCCAATAAATGTTTATCAAGCACCAAGCTTTTCACCCATTTTCTCACCAACTCTAATAGAACGGTACCTTCCATAACCACCAATGCAGCTGTGGCAGAATCCACAGAACCAGAGCCAGAAACAGAGCCAGAGAAATATAAGAGAATTATATTATCTGATGTGATTGTGAAGAGGCCTAGATATTTGTTTAAGGGGAGAAAATGGAGCTCAAAGGATCTGGCCACAGCTGGTGTTGTGGTGGGAATGCATGTTCTGAGTCTTTTTGCGCCTTTTCAATTCAATTGGGGAGCTTTTTGGGTGGCAGTGTCACTTTATGTTGTGACCGGTCTATTTGGTATCACTCTTTCTTTTCATAGGAATCTTTCACATCGGAGTTTCAAGCTTCCCAAATGGCTTGAGTACTTGTTTGCTTATTTTGGAGCTCAAGCACTTCAG GGGAGCCCAATTGATTGGGTTTGTACACATAGGTACCACCACCAGTTTTGTGATTCTGAGAAAGACCCACATAGCCCAGTTGAAGGATTCTGGTACAGTCACATGAGTTGGCTCTTTGATACTGATTCTGTGGCTGAAAGG tGTGGGGGCCTAGATAATGTTGGGGATTTACAGAAGCAGCCCTTCTATCAGGTCCTAAAGGCAACTTACATTGCTCACCCAATTGCTCTTGGTGTTCTACTATATGCGATGGGAGGGTTCCCTTTCATTGTTTGGGGAATG GGTGTGAGGATTATTTGGGTGTACCACATTACTTGGCTGGTAAATTCAGCTTGCCATGTTTGGGGAGAGAAAGCATGGAAAACTGGTGATTTGTCTAGGAACAATTG GTGGGTGGCATTACTAGCATTTGGAGAGGGATGGCATAATAATCACCACGCTTTTGAGTACTCAGCTAGACATGGTCTGGATTGGTGGCAGCTTGACATGACTTGGTATGTTGTGAGATTGCTCCAAGCTATTGGATTGGCCACCGATGTGAAGGTACCAACAGAGGTACAGAAACAAAGGATGGCTTTGTGA